ATACAGTATTGGGTTGTTCAAACAAGCGTTTACAATATAATCAGgacaaataaattgaaataaataaacacaaaatgaTAAATGCTAATAGTTAATACCCACTTTACAATTAGATACCtaccataaaattatttaatatctggatagaaaattaaattatattacctactaaaagATATTCTTAGGTTaaagtgaaattaaaataactcgACTTCCTTGAGTCTTAGTCAAGTGTAACATAAAGTCAATGAGACCTATTTTAGCTATTTACAATATATCTTTGTATCAGCTTAATTTCATACCGTAAGAGTGGCATACTTTACTCTAGGGGTTAACATtgctccaaaaaatatttattgatatcaatcGTAGCACATTGCGATTTTGAGATAAgagattgtatttttttttatatattgttcttattaaaattaaaatttttttcaaacattttgaacaTCAATCTATTAGTTTGCCTCCAAGATGTATACCATGAAAAGAGTTGTtcttaaaaacacaaaaactcATAACGAAAAAGTTGTCCAAAATCTAGGggattgaaatttaatttaaaatctattgaaaaaaggcttttaatcaactaaaaaaaaaaaaaattatattatgtataggttccGATTAGTTAAAACATAAGCACTAAACATTGcaccaatagttattatatgcattatgagcattatatattaaagtaaggtaattttaatcatattgtGCAATGTAACCTGCAATGTATTTTAACTTTGTTCCAAAATTTTGGGTATAAGGAAGTAAGTAACTATTAGTACGACattcggattttttttaattgttcttaCCTCTCAACATCTATACATATGAAACAACGCGAACGggtaatttttatctttgttaTTGAAGCTATAGTATAGGTTtaagctaaaaaataaatatatttggagCAAGGTATCCCGCTCTTAcagtactatacaattttatcatagtcCATTCAATCTACTGTGAACCATAGATTTTGGATTTAcaattgtgtgtgtgtatacctaatacctaatttCGTCCATCTTTTTACagcattaattatttcattagttacactaaaaatcaaacaaaattcgtcaaaaactGGCTTTGGGTAAAAATCTCCATTTtcctttcattttatttttgtttttcccaactctttttaaaactattgtgaattttttacttttgatctcTAACGAAAGTACAAACTAGAAAGTAGATTATTTACTTTCCTAACAAATAAGATGTTGAGGTTgaaatttaaaagatttttattgcCCCAAAAGCGGTGATAAGACACGCACAACATAAAAAGAAGCACACATCCTTGAAAATCAATAAGTACATTCTAACTATGAGGgatcttgttttatattaatttccaaccttaaatttgcaaattatttcataataataaggATGAaccaatgtaattatttttacttgtataatattacctctCAAATAAGAACTGTATTGTCTCCTCCACAAGCCTAGGCTTTTGGAGAcaatcatttatcatttatcatttgtgtaatttaattaaattttatattttggttgtataatattctttaaattgtatttgtatatatttctttaaatgcaataaatatattatattattattattattattataataatcaaaatttaaaaatatattgatgtattacaatatgaaagtaatttaataaacacaataaaacaCAGTAAAAAtgcatacagttttaattttaatacttatgactttagaataaaaaacaagattcctctaaaatatttttacttgaattaaaaaaaaatgtagcgtaatatgtatatacacattttttataaaaatttgaaaacaaattttttcatagacaaattaataaaaaaaagaataatttcgGTATAAAAACgacaaataactaatttttcttCTACTTTTTTAGtgattaagtatatattttatagtttacaaacatatcaatattaatggacttgaaattttttactatagttaACGGAATTacggaaattattattttttatacacaatgaaatgttcaaaatatattttagtttaattttaaattatttatccacATAACACGACGTACCAATTTACACTGTTATACTGTAGgtacataggtaattatttataaattaataactataattttatatgaacatccaatattatattggtaatattataatattattataatatttattaagataatatatgagatgttttcgaaaataatttgtttggcATACTATACTCCCTATTTTAATCTTCAGTGCTTGAGTAGTGGTTATTATACTTGTAAATCAATTTGCGACAGAAATGCGTTCAGATTCACGGAACAATGTCGAGGAAACCAACTTTGGGAGCAGCATAATGACGGCAGGGATGACGTGTCGCAAGTCCTCAAGAACGTCCTGTCAACGGGAACTCGAACTTACCGACTCGTCGTcggtaagttaatttttttttaatcgcacATTGAATATATTTCTGTGTTTACGCTATAAAGAATATTTAGTAGAATTGATCTATGGCAGATCAGCGATGATACGTGCACTGGGTCGGATGGACAAGGTCGGAACGGCAGCGGAGCAATTAGGTCCGGTAACCGGAGGAAGCGCAAATCCAGTGGCAAAGACAAGAACGTTCGGAGACTAGAAAGCAACGAGAGGGAAAGACTGCGAATGCACAGCATCAATGATGCCTTTCAGGTACACTGCAgatactttattaaataaagtaggTTTATGAAGGGccatatttgaacattttgcgcCTCGGGGTAGCATATttttaagcccccccccccaaaaaaaaaaaagttatttcttaaaatttaaggTGACTATTATTTTGCGTAATAATTTATGACTCAAAAATGtggttagatttttttttttaaaccttggTTTTTCAATGAGTTAAGAACAATTAGTGATGCAGACATAATTCgtcggtcggacttagtttcaaagttatacaCAAGCTTGTGAATTTCCATTCATCAggggttttttaaaattaaatttctttattaataatataatatacagttagtACACAATAGGTAATTTCTGATTTCgccaatattataaagataaaaaaaatcacatttacaaaaaaaaaaaaatcaaaaatattatttttggtgttttaataataagattttaaggttttgaagtttttttaatcttataactTTCACAGAAAATTCGaccaactttttttatagtacCATCATTAAGCGTGgaaaacacacattttaaagaaaaaattcacgaaaatcgATTTCCAGCTAAACTCCGTTcctttcatatttaatattttcaaattatctcTTAAATCTCTAGGAaaaccaatattaaataaacatattatagtttttataaaaataagtatattgtatacttaagtaaaataaaaattaatacaatatgaatagGTACACATCTTATTGCACATATTAACAgattttgaatgaattttaaattgaaagaaTCTAGTACCATTGGTATCCGAGTAATTATGGTTTATactcataggtattataaaaataaattattataagctaaaaaaaaatgaattatttattttaattgcattttttctgatcttaattttattaataatcattaatcattcgTAGGTATtacgtaaaagtaaaataaacattattattatgttgtgttttacttatttacaaCAACGCTAGCTGCGGGCTGCTATCATGCCATTATCAGTTATCTaaggaattattattgttagtataaaaatatatttgaaagaatattatcctaaaataaaatattccaggtttattcaaaattatagttatacatttttaaatcatttaaattgctttaatttcgttacaataattatgtattaaaaagtgTGTGATTAAACTCTTATAGTTGATTACAAAGGGCAAATgcattactatattaaatatgagatataaaactataaaattaagaaagaaaaaatattaacacgagtataagtacatataaattgttattaacttcataaaatatatgtctagCTTAAACATTTTACGATCATTATACTTCATTGATTCGATATTTTAAGTTCgtgtaattgtttatttttgactgaaaattctgaaaattctaaaaggatacaagtatattatattcttataaattataatacctatattatatgtgtaataaAAAGCATACAGTAAACATGGTATTAATGGGTGGAAGGGGGGTCTGGAAATTATAtgtctattatataaattatattatattatttttaatttgatttatgtaCTTTGACTAGATACTattgataacttataaatatacaattaaaaagtcAATATCTTATCAATATCTTTTTGAAAAATACGTCTTATTATTAAGCCAATgtcaatgtttaaatttgtataaatatgttttttccctacaaaacttaattaaatatttatttataattgctaactaataatttaatcagaaataggtataacataaattagtttttttttcacttaattttACAGCGTTTTAATTAACTGAACACATTTCAACCAACAAGGCAACatgaaacaatatttgtattcgTATGGTTGTAATTAATGTGCAATGGTAGGGGAGGAATGCATGAGATTGGTATTcgcaaaattcaaaaatatagagTGTAACACTATAACCTGATCAGTAGGATCACCCcaacaaaatattgatttatttcacTAATCGTCCCtctaatataatttcatacgtactag
This is a stretch of genomic DNA from Acyrthosiphon pisum isolate AL4f chromosome A3, pea_aphid_22Mar2018_4r6ur, whole genome shotgun sequence. It encodes these proteins:
- the LOC100158851 gene encoding protein dimmed-like, producing the protein MRSDSRNNVEETNFGSSIMTAGMTCRKSSRTSCQRELELTDSSSISDDTCTGSDGQGRNGSGAIRSGNRRKRKSSGKDKNVRRLESNERERLRMHSINDAFQSLREVIPHVKKDRRLSKIETLTLAKNYIIALTKIICEMRGELDPFKDSQEGSGGAAVSSGAANTGPSSSVAAATAAAAEIDRRLQLALQNSDESMDLS